In one window of Nycticebus coucang isolate mNycCou1 chromosome 23, mNycCou1.pri, whole genome shotgun sequence DNA:
- the ZNF454 gene encoding zinc finger protein 454 isoform X3 — protein MAVPVSRKSFKAGIPEELDQWTLKERFSRGSDWKCAVLLECQCGDQDTSLQQVSPTLQSTPSGLSSQKCGASGKGCTVSSSLIQSQGFQPHEKAFECSECGKVFSKSSTLEKHQKIHTEQNTSQKTHIKEKRYECRECGKAFHQSTHLIHHQRIHTGEKPYECKECGKAFSVSSSLTYHQKIHTGEKPFECNLCGKAFIRNIHLAHHHRIHTGEKPFKCNICEKAFVCRAHLTKHQNIHSGEKPYKCNECGKAFNQSTSFLQHQRIHTGEKPFECNECGKAFRVNSSLTEHQRIHTGEKPYKCNECGKAFRDNSSFARHRKIHTGEKPYRCGLCEKAFRDQSALAQHQRIHTGEKPYICNICEKAFSDHSALTQHKRIHTREKPYNCKICGKAFIRSTHLTQHQRIHTGEKPYKCNKCGKAFNQTANLIQHQRHHIGEK, from the coding sequence ATGGCTGTGCCTGTGAGTAGGAAATCTTTCAAGGCAGGTATCCCTGAAGAACTGGATCAATGGACACTGAAGGAGAGATTCAGTAGAGGCAGTGACTGGAAATGTGCTGTCCTGCTGGAATGCCAGTGTGGGGACCAGGACACCAGTTTACAACAAGTGTCTCCTACTCTCCAGAGCACCCCATCTGGGCTGAGTAGTCAGAAGTGTGGTGCATCTGGGAAGGGCTGCACCGTGAGCTCCTCTCTCATACAAAGTCAGGGGTTTCAGCCTCACGAAAAAGCCTTTGAGTGTAGTGAGTGTGGAAAAGTCTTCTCTAAGAGTTCAACTCttgaaaaacatcagaaaattcatactgAACAAAATACAAGTCAGAAAACTCATATTAAAGAGAAACGATATGAGTGTcgagaatgtgggaaagcctttcaCCAGAGTACACACCTCATTCATCACCAAAGAATtcacactggtgagaaaccctatgaatgtaaggaatgtgggaaggcctttTCGGTGAGCTCCTCACTCACGTACCACCAGAagattcatactggagagaaacctttcGAATGCAACttatgtggaaaagcttttatcCGAAACATACACCTTGCACATCATCATAGAAtacatactggagaaaaacctttcAAATGTAATATATGTGAAAAAGCCTTCGTGTGCAGGGCACATCTTACCAAACATCAGAATATTCATagtggagagaaaccctataaatgtaatgaatgtgggaaagcctttaatCAGAGTACCAGTTTTCTGcagcatcagagaattcacactggagagaaaccctttgaatgtaatgaatgtggaaaggccTTCAGGGTGAACTCTTCCCTTActgaacatcagagaattcatactggagagaagccttacaaatgtaatgaatgtgggaaagccttcagggATAATTCCTCCTTTGCACGACATCGgaaaattcacactggagagaaaccttacagaTGTGGGTTGTGTGAGAAAGCCTTCAGGGACCAATCAGCCCTTGCCcagcatcagagaattcataccgGGGAAAAAccttatatatgtaatatatgtgaaAAAGCCTTCAGCGACCATTCAGCCCTTACCcaacataagagaattcatactagAGAAAAACCTTACAATTGTAAGATCTGTGGGAAAGCCTTTATCCGAAGCACACACCTCACTCAACACCAGAGgattcacacaggagagaaaccctataaatgtaataaatgtgGGAAGGCTTTTAACCAGACCGCAAACCTCATTCAGCATCAGAGACATCATATTGGAGAGAAGTAA
- the GRM6 gene encoding metabotropic glutamate receptor 6 yields the protein MVQEGGLNQQPLKSNIAPGLAVSRRLSRADSPGSRLRRGLPGNAPSAAEVTCRGRTAPRARQTLARRPALALTSPRQPHAPGRPSPAPEPGPAAAALGTAHGSGGERITQFRDPFSSPRLRARLRLRTGEPTATGRTSRSALRTTFPRRRRGTAAYGIREGTRAPRPGQAGGLESGNSEAGFSTSFRAPFIVQKQGTLNVWRCKPRAPFQDTDKLESVPVNLLRTGENVDRSQLLCTAVGMYNCAAGAAPGEVGAGPVWRRAGASPRGCEGAAGRQASCAGSPPSPKAPASPAPRATACEPELLASAAPPPPMALLLAPLLAWLAQAGLARAAGSVRLAGGLTLGGLFPVHARGAAGRACGALKKEQGVHRLEAMLYALDRVNADPALLPGVRLGARLLDTCSRDTYALEQALTFVQALIRGRGDGDEVGASCPGGVPPLRAAPPERVVAVVGASASSVSIMVANVLRLFAIPQISYASTAPELSDSTRYDFFSRVVPPDSYQAQAMVDIVRALGWNYVSTLASEGNYGESGVEAFVQISREAGGVCIAQSIKIPREPRPGEFNKVIRRLMETPNARGIIIFANEDDIRRVLEAAGQANLTGHFLWVGSDSWGAKTSPILSLEDVAVGAITILPKRASIDGFDQYFMTRSLENNRRNIWFAEFWEENFNCKLTSSGAQSDDATRKCTGEERIGQDSTYEQEGKVQFVIDAVYAIAHALHSMHQALCPGHTGLCPAMEPTDGRTLLQYIRAVRFNGSAGTPVMFNEDGDAPGRYDIFQYQATNGSASSGGYQAVGQWAEALRLDVEALQWAGGPHEVPSSQCSLPCGPGERKKMVKGVPCCWHCEACDGYRFQVDEFTCEACPGHMRPTPNHTGCRPTPVVRLTWSSPWAAPPLLLAVLGIMATTTVVATFVRHNNTPIVRASGRELSYVLLTGIFLIYAITFLMVAEPGATVCAARRLFLGLGTTLSYSALLTKTNRIYRIFEQGKRSITPPPFISPTSQLVITFSLTSLQVVGVIAWLGAQPPHSVIDYEEQRTVDPEQARGVLKCDMSDLSLIGCLGYSLLLMVTCTVYAIKARGVPETFNEAKPIGFTMYTTCIIWLAFVPIFFGTAQSAEKIYIQTMTLTVSLSLSASVSLGMLYIPKTYVILFHPEQNVQKRKRSLKTTSTVAASPKGEGAEDPK from the exons ATGGTGCAGGAGGGAGGGTTAAACCAACAGCCACTAAAGTCGAACATCGCCCCGGGGCTCGCGGTCTCTCGCAGACTCTCCCGGGCCGATTCTCCGGGGTCGCGGCTGCGGCGCGGCCTTCCCGGCAACGCCCCCTCCGCGGCCGAGGTCACCTGCCGAGGCCGCACGGCTCCCCGGGCTCGACAGACACTGGCGCGGCGGCCAGCCCTCGCTCTGACCTCGCCACGGCAGCCGCACGCCCCGGGCCGGCCCTCACCCGCACCTGAGCCCGGGCCCGCCGCGGCGGCGCTCGGAACCGCGCACGGCTCAGGAGGCGAGCGAATCACTCAGTTCAGGGACCCTTTCTCGTCGCCACGCCTCCGGGCGCGACTGCGCCTGCGCACGGGAGAGCCCACGGCCACCGGCAGAACGTCGCGCTCGGCCCTTcggactacatttcccaggcgTCGCCGCGGCACCGCCGCCTACGGTATCCGAGAAGGAACAAGAGCTCCTCGACCCGGGCAAGCGGGCGGACTGGAGTCCGGGAATTCTGAAGCCGGTTTCTCGACTTCTTTTCGTGCGCCCTTTATTG TACAGAAACAGGGCACTCTCAACGTTTGGCGCTGCAAACCTCGTGCCCCTTTCCAGG ACACAGACAAGCTGGAATCAGTGCCAGTGAACCTGCTTCGCACTGGGGAGAATGTGGACAGATCACAGCTCTTGTGCACTGCTGTGGGAATGTACAATTGTGCAGCT GGGGCGGCCCCCGGGGAAGTGGGCGCAGGGCCGGTGTGGAGACGTGCCGGGGCCAGCCCCCGAGGGTGTGAGGGCGCGGCGGGACGTCAGGCCAGCTGCGCGGGGTCCCCACCCTCGCCCAAGGCTCCCGCGTCCCCTGCCCCGCGGGCCACAGCGTGCGAGCCGGAGCTCCTGGCGTCGGCCGCCCCTCCGCCGCCGATGGCGCTGCTCCTGGCGCCGCTGCTGGCCTGGCTGGCGCAGGCAGGGCTGGCGCGCGCCGCGGGCTCCGTGCGCCTGGCCGGCGGCCTCACGCTGGGCGGCCTGTTCCCGGTGCACGCGCGCGGCGCTGCGGGCCGGGCGTGCGGGGCGCTGAAGAAGGAGCAGGGCGTGCACCGGCTCGAGGCCATGCTGTACGCCCTGGACCGCGTCAACGCCGACCCCGCGCTACTGCCTGGCGTGCGCCTGGGCGCGCGGCTACTGGACACCTGCTCGCGGGACACGTACGCGCTGGAGCAGGCGCTGACCTTCGTGCAGGCGCTGATCCGCGGCCGCGGCGACGGCGACGAGGTGGGCGCAAGCTGCCCTGGGGGCGTCCCCCCGCTGCGCGCCGCGCCCCCCGAGCGGGTGGTGGCCGTGGTGGGCGCCTCGGCCAGCTCCGTCTCCATCATGGTCGCCAACGTGCTGCGCCTGTTTGCG ATCCCCCAGATCAGCTACGCCTCCACAGCCCCAGAGCTCAGCGACTCCACACGCTATGACTTCTTCTCCCGGGTGGTGCCACCGGACTCCTACCAGGCCCAGGCCATGGTGGACATTGTGCGAGCACTGGGCTGGAACTACGTGTCCACGCTGGCCTCAGAGGGCAACTATGGCGAGAGCGGGGTTGAGGCATTTGTGCAAATCTCTCGTGAGGCTG GGGGGGTCTGTATTGCCCAGTCCATCAAGATTCCCAGGGAACCAAGGCCAGGAGAGTTCAACAAGGTGATCAGGAGACTCATGGAGACACCCAATGCCAGGGGCATCATTATCTTTGCCAACGAGGATGACATCAG GCGGGTCCTGGAGGCCGCAGGCCAGGCCAACCTGACAGGACACTTCCTATGGGTGGGCTCAGACAGCTGGGGAGCCAAGACCTCACCCATCCTGAGCTTGGAGGACGTGGCTGTGGGGGCCATCACCATCCTGCCCAAGAGAGCGTCCATCGACG GGTTTGACCAGTACTTCATGACTCGCTCCCTGGAGAACAACCGCAGGAACATCTGGTTTGCTGAGTTCTGGGAAGAGAATTTTAACTGCAAACTGACCAGTTCGGGTGCCCAGTCAGACGATGCCACCCGCAAGTGCACAG GAGAGGAACGCATCGGCCAGGACTCCACCTACGAGCAGGAGGGCAAGGTGCAGTTTGTCATTGACGCCGTGTACGCCATTGCCCACGCCCTGCACAGCATGCACCAGGCGCTGTGCCCGGGGCACACAGGCCTGTGCCCCGCCATGGAGCCCACTGATGGGCGGACGCTGCTGCAGTACATTCGAGCTGTGCGCTTCAATG GCAGCGCGGGAACCCCCGTGATGTTCAATGAGGATGGAGATGCGCCCGGGCGCTACGACATCTTCCAGTACCAGGCCACCAATGGCAGCGCCAGCAGTGGCGGGTACCAGGCAGTGGGCCAGTGGGCAGAGGCCCTCAGGCTGGAC GTGGAGGCCCTGCAGTGGGCAGGCGGCCCCCATGAGGTGCCCTCCTCTCAGTGCAGCCTGCCCTGTGGGCCAGGGGAGCGCAAGAAGATGGTGAAGGGCGTGCCCTGCTGTTGGCACTGCGAGGCCTGCGACGGGTACCGCTTCCAGGTGGACGAGTTCACATGCGAGGCCTGCCCTGGACACATGCGGCCCACGCCCAACCACACCGGCTGCCGCCCCACACCCGTGGTGCGCCTCACCTGGTCCTCCCCCTGGGCGGCCCCGCCCCTCCTCCTGGCCGTGCTGGGCATCATGGCCACCACCACTGTGGTGGCCACCTTTGTGCGGCACAACAACACGCCCATCGTCCGGGCCTCGGGCCGTGAGCTCAGCTATGTGCTCCTCACCGGCATCTTCCTCATCTACGCCATCACCTTCCTCATGGTGGCCGAGCCTGGGGCCACCGTCTGCGCTGCCCGCAGACTTTTCCTGGGCCTGGGTACCACCCTCAGCTACTCTGCCCTGCTCACCAAGACCAACCGCATCTACCGCATCTTCGAGCAGGGCAAGCGCTCCATCACACCCCCACCCTTCATCAGCCCCACGTCGCAACTGGTCATCACCTTCAGCCTCACCTCCCTGCAG GTGGTGGGGGTGATAGCGTGGCTGGGGGCCCAGCCCCCACACAGCGTGATCGACTATGAGGAGCAGCGCACAGTGGACCCAGAGCAGGCCCGCGGGGTGCTCAAGTGCGACATGTCGGATCTGTCCCTGATCGGCTGCCTGGGCTACAGCCTCCTGCTCATGGTCACGTGCACGGTGTATGCCATCAAAGCCCGTGGTGTTCCCGAGACCTTCAACGAGGCCAAGCCCATCGGCTTCACCATGTACACCACCTGCATCATCTGGCTGGCCTTCGTGccaatcttctttggcactgcccAGTCGGCTGAGAAG ATCTACATCCAAACGATGACCTTGACTGTGTCCTTGAGCCTGAGTGCATCGGTGTCCCTCGGCATGCTGTACATACCCAAAACCTACGTCATCCTGTTCCATCCGGAGCAGAATGTGCAGAAGCGGAAGCGGAGCCTCAAGACAACCTCCACAGTGGCAGCTTCCCCCAAGGGCGAGGGCGCAGAAGACCCCAAGTAG